A window of Raineyella sp. W15-4 contains these coding sequences:
- a CDS encoding YciI family protein: MPQYLLSVHHAAEIAPVPDTPFEQIRAEVAAFNDELLAQHRLVFAGGLLPAAEATVVDATGPRVTMHRGSYLPGAEQLGGFWVVRADTLTEALELAERASAACRLTVEVRPFQDEG, translated from the coding sequence ATGCCGCAGTACCTGCTGTCCGTCCACCACGCCGCCGAGATCGCCCCGGTCCCGGACACACCGTTCGAGCAGATCCGGGCCGAGGTGGCGGCCTTCAACGACGAACTGCTGGCCCAGCACCGGCTGGTCTTCGCCGGCGGGCTGCTGCCGGCCGCCGAGGCCACAGTGGTCGATGCCACCGGGCCGAGGGTGACCATGCACCGCGGCAGCTACCTGCCGGGGGCCGAACAGCTCGGCGGCTTCTGGGTGGTCCGGGCGGACACCCTCACCGAGGCACTCGAACTCGCCGAACGGGCCTCCGCGGCCTGCCGGCTGACGGTCGAGGTACGCCCGTTCCAGGACGAGGGCTGA
- a CDS encoding VOC family protein: MDALMKVHTVTINSGDPWALAAFWSQLVGGTPADSGNGFVLVKPATGIRLLFQQVNRASRDPGWIHLDCAAVDRERTIEAVVRLGGWLVEHRGDSNGNWTVLSDPEGNLFCI; this comes from the coding sequence ATGGATGCGCTCATGAAGGTCCACACCGTGACGATCAACTCGGGCGACCCCTGGGCCCTCGCGGCGTTCTGGTCGCAGCTCGTCGGCGGCACTCCGGCCGATTCCGGTAACGGGTTCGTGCTGGTCAAGCCGGCGACCGGCATCCGGTTGCTGTTCCAGCAGGTCAACCGTGCGAGCCGAGACCCCGGCTGGATCCACCTCGACTGCGCGGCGGTGGACCGGGAACGGACGATCGAGGCGGTCGTACGACTCGGCGGCTGGCTGGTCGAGCACCGCGGCGACAGCAACGGGAACTGGACGGTCCTGTCCGACCCCGAGGGGAACCTGTTCTGCATCTAG
- a CDS encoding SH3 domain-containing protein, which yields MGFLTRALGRTVATATLAGLVTASGMVFGPLSQSAQGDRLTAITGVNLRSGPGLSYPVVGGLSTGQRITALGHSADGWTPVDLNGRRVYVASRYVSGDTDGSTPVSTGSAGTAVTTVNLNVRTGPSTSYAVVTTLGKGTTVTLTGTTSGAWTQISRDGHSYWVSSVYLGSGSSGGSTGGSSGSGTGAAYTTTALNVRTGPSTSYAVVTTLVRGTKVTTTGTEQNGWTQVLYNGATRWVSSSYLTTAGASATEPAPSVVTGSGTMYATTSVNVRTGPSTSYAVVTTLEQGQQVSTTGKTSNGWTEVVWQGAARWMSSQYLSSSNPGTSTTVDPANVSSSIISSALPGSVGLSGLVPSAKKVVNVVETQWPVVGPYYGVRVEPGSDHNDGHAVDCMIPNWSGANKVIGDQIAAYLQAHASELGISYIIWRQHIWSVARSSEGWRLMADRGSTTANHYDHVHVSVN from the coding sequence ATGGGCTTCTTGACACGCGCCCTCGGGCGGACGGTGGCCACGGCGACGTTGGCAGGCCTCGTCACCGCGTCGGGCATGGTCTTCGGACCACTCTCGCAGTCGGCGCAGGGCGACCGGTTGACCGCGATCACCGGAGTGAACCTGAGGTCGGGCCCCGGCCTCTCCTACCCCGTCGTCGGCGGCCTGAGCACCGGGCAGCGGATCACCGCACTGGGCCACTCGGCCGACGGCTGGACCCCGGTGGACCTCAACGGCCGGCGGGTCTACGTCGCCAGCCGCTATGTCAGCGGTGACACCGACGGCAGCACGCCGGTCTCGACCGGTTCGGCGGGGACGGCCGTGACGACCGTCAACCTCAACGTCCGCACCGGCCCGTCCACCTCATACGCCGTCGTCACCACCCTGGGCAAGGGCACCACGGTCACCCTGACCGGAACGACCTCCGGGGCGTGGACCCAGATCTCCCGCGACGGCCACTCCTACTGGGTGTCGAGCGTCTATCTCGGCTCCGGTTCCTCCGGCGGGTCGACCGGGGGGTCGTCCGGGTCGGGCACCGGGGCCGCGTACACGACGACCGCCCTCAACGTACGCACCGGCCCGTCCACCTCGTACGCCGTCGTCACCACCCTGGTGCGCGGCACCAAGGTGACAACCACAGGGACGGAACAGAACGGCTGGACCCAGGTGCTGTACAACGGGGCGACGCGGTGGGTCTCCAGCAGCTATCTCACCACTGCCGGGGCGTCCGCCACCGAGCCGGCCCCCTCCGTGGTGACCGGCTCGGGGACGATGTACGCGACCACCTCGGTGAACGTCCGCACCGGCCCGTCGACCTCGTACGCCGTGGTCACCACCCTGGAGCAGGGCCAGCAGGTCAGCACCACCGGCAAGACCTCCAACGGCTGGACCGAGGTCGTCTGGCAGGGCGCCGCCCGCTGGATGTCGAGCCAGTACCTCAGCAGCAGCAACCCGGGCACGTCGACCACCGTCGACCCGGCGAACGTGTCGTCGTCGATCATCTCGTCCGCGCTGCCCGGTTCGGTCGGGCTCTCCGGGCTCGTCCCGTCGGCCAAGAAGGTCGTCAACGTCGTCGAGACGCAGTGGCCGGTGGTCGGTCCCTATTACGGCGTGCGGGTCGAGCCGGGTTCCGACCACAACGACGGCCACGCGGTGGACTGCATGATCCCGAACTGGTCGGGCGCCAACAAGGTCATCGGAGACCAGATCGCCGCCTATCTCCAGGCCCACGCGAGCGAACTCGGCATCAGCTACATCATCTGGCGCCAGCACATCTGGTCGGTCGCCCGGTCCTCGGAGGGCTGGCGGCTGATGGCTGACCGGGGCTCGACCACCGCGAACCACTACGACCACGTGCACGTCAGCGTGAACTGA
- a CDS encoding anaerobic sulfatase maturase translates to MSDDNALTGGNAVTGGAGTATGGRRVSFSVLAKPTGAACNLDCTYCFFLSKELLYDHDSQRMSEAGLEVYLRNLLDSQPDGPVEIAWQGGEPTLRGLPFYRRAVALVGELARPGQQVSFALQTNGTLLDDDWGEFLAEHHVLVGLSIDGPARLHDHYRVNKAGRGTHAQVLRGWRTLQRHGVETNVLCTVHHANQDHPVEVYRHFRDDLGARFVQFIPIVERVPADQLEVAERGWRVDGERSRLLYRQTGDAVTSRSVEPRAYGAFLSSVFDEWLAHDVGTVFVQDFDVALGNLFGRHSLCVHSPECGTAIAVEHNGDVYACDHYVEPDYLLGNVADTRLADLVTQPRQREFGRSKRTGLPTQCRECPVRWACHGGCPKDRFATTADGEPGLNYLCEGYYGFYRHAQPAIERMGRLLLSGRPAAEIMAEDAG, encoded by the coding sequence GTGAGCGATGACAACGCCCTGACCGGTGGCAACGCCGTGACCGGTGGCGCCGGCACCGCCACCGGTGGCCGCCGGGTGTCGTTCTCGGTGCTGGCCAAGCCGACCGGCGCGGCCTGCAACCTGGACTGCACCTACTGCTTCTTCCTCTCCAAGGAACTGCTGTACGACCACGACTCCCAACGGATGAGCGAGGCCGGGCTGGAGGTGTACCTGCGCAACCTGCTCGATTCACAGCCCGACGGGCCGGTCGAGATCGCCTGGCAGGGCGGTGAGCCGACGCTGCGCGGCCTTCCCTTCTACCGGCGGGCGGTGGCCCTGGTGGGTGAGCTTGCCCGCCCCGGGCAGCAGGTGTCCTTCGCCCTGCAGACCAACGGCACGCTGTTGGACGACGACTGGGGCGAGTTCCTCGCCGAACACCACGTCCTCGTCGGCCTGAGCATCGACGGACCCGCCCGGCTCCACGACCACTACCGCGTCAACAAGGCGGGACGCGGCACGCACGCCCAGGTCCTCCGCGGCTGGCGGACCCTGCAGCGTCACGGGGTGGAGACGAACGTGCTCTGCACGGTCCACCACGCCAACCAGGACCACCCGGTGGAGGTCTACCGCCACTTCCGTGACGACCTCGGGGCGCGGTTCGTGCAGTTCATCCCGATCGTCGAACGTGTCCCCGCCGACCAGCTCGAGGTGGCCGAGCGCGGTTGGCGGGTCGACGGCGAGCGGTCCCGACTGCTCTACCGCCAGACCGGCGACGCCGTCACCTCCCGCAGTGTCGAGCCGCGGGCGTACGGGGCGTTCCTGTCGTCGGTCTTCGACGAGTGGCTGGCACACGACGTGGGCACCGTCTTCGTGCAGGACTTCGACGTCGCGCTCGGTAACCTGTTCGGCCGGCACTCGCTGTGCGTGCACTCGCCGGAATGTGGCACCGCCATCGCGGTCGAGCACAACGGCGACGTGTACGCCTGCGACCACTACGTGGAACCCGACTACCTGCTGGGCAACGTGGCGGACACCCGGCTCGCCGACCTGGTGACGCAGCCCCGGCAGCGGGAGTTCGGCCGGTCGAAGCGCACCGGCCTGCCGACCCAGTGCCGGGAGTGCCCGGTGCGCTGGGCCTGCCACGGCGGCTGCCCCAAGGACCGGTTCGCCACCACGGCCGACGGGGAGCCCGGCCTGAACTATCTGTGCGAGGGCTACTACGGCTTCTACCGGCACGCCCAGCCCGCGATCGAACGGATGGGCCGGTTGCTGCTCTCCGGGCGGCCGGCGGCCGAGATCATGGCGGAGGATGCCGGCTGA
- a CDS encoding short chain dehydrogenase — translation MQRVIVFGGGGHVGTAARRALEPDHEIISVGRRTTPRVDATDPASVEAVFAAVGTVDAIVACLGDVPFKPLGDLGRDDYLAAFRGKVLPQLDIVRLGLPHLRDGGSITLTTGILAREPVATGAAAALANGALESYVIAAATELPRGIRLNAVSPTVLATAPEYFAPFPGFPPVSAELVGAAFKKSVDGVQTGRVYRLD, via the coding sequence ATGCAGCGGGTGATCGTCTTCGGAGGTGGCGGTCACGTCGGCACGGCGGCGCGTCGGGCCCTCGAACCCGACCACGAGATCATCAGCGTCGGCCGGCGTACGACCCCGCGGGTGGATGCCACCGATCCGGCCAGCGTCGAGGCGGTCTTCGCCGCCGTCGGGACCGTGGACGCGATCGTCGCCTGCCTCGGTGACGTCCCCTTCAAGCCGCTCGGTGACCTCGGACGTGACGACTATCTCGCGGCGTTCCGCGGCAAGGTGCTGCCGCAGCTCGACATCGTCCGGCTCGGCCTCCCGCACCTCCGGGACGGCGGATCGATCACCCTGACCACCGGCATCCTGGCCCGCGAGCCGGTCGCGACGGGGGCGGCCGCGGCGCTGGCCAACGGCGCGCTGGAGTCGTACGTGATCGCCGCGGCGACGGAGCTTCCGCGGGGCATCCGCCTCAACGCTGTCAGCCCCACCGTGCTGGCGACCGCGCCCGAGTACTTCGCTCCGTTCCCCGGTTTCCCGCCGGTGTCGGCGGAGCTCGTGGGCGCGGCGTTCAAGAAGTCCGTGGACGGCGTGCAGACCGGGCGCGTCTACAGGCTGGACTGA
- a CDS encoding phosphatase PAP2 family protein gives MSVLHHRLPAPHGALAEDGIFRRSAHPLTLILLAAAAILVITGAGFALTARPVDLPLSVALNGLHSGALGTVTSAVYHVISPVPAIIITAVICALIWLVGKNLRAAVAFGGLVAVTWIPSAVVKLIVGRPRPDVALMPHPFTPVQTDASFPSGHTVFIVAFVMAVAYLLRGTRWFGLWVVVGVVLVLVVAVSLSIDAVHFPTDVAASIVWSLSVAPAVRVIGVDWVMPRIPFLAPPVASGRRAIDG, from the coding sequence ATGTCTGTCCTACACCATCGGCTGCCGGCGCCTCACGGGGCTCTCGCGGAGGACGGCATCTTCCGCCGCTCGGCCCACCCGCTGACGCTCATCCTGCTCGCGGCCGCGGCGATCCTGGTGATCACCGGGGCGGGGTTCGCACTGACCGCCCGTCCGGTCGACCTCCCGCTGTCCGTCGCGCTGAACGGCCTGCACTCCGGTGCCCTCGGCACGGTGACCTCGGCCGTCTACCACGTGATCAGCCCGGTCCCCGCGATCATCATCACCGCGGTGATCTGTGCGCTGATCTGGCTGGTCGGCAAGAACCTGCGTGCGGCCGTCGCCTTCGGCGGCCTGGTGGCGGTCACCTGGATCCCGTCGGCCGTGGTCAAGCTGATCGTCGGCCGGCCCCGGCCCGACGTGGCGCTGATGCCGCACCCGTTCACACCGGTCCAGACCGACGCCTCGTTCCCCAGCGGGCACACCGTCTTCATCGTCGCCTTCGTGATGGCGGTGGCCTACCTGCTGCGGGGCACCCGCTGGTTCGGCCTGTGGGTCGTCGTCGGCGTCGTGCTGGTGCTCGTGGTGGCGGTGTCGCTGTCGATCGACGCGGTGCACTTCCCGACCGACGTGGCCGCGTCGATCGTCTGGTCGCTGTCGGTCGCGCCGGCGGTCCGGGTGATCGGGGTCGACTGGGTGATGCCGCGGATCCCGTTCCTCGCCCCGCCCGTGGCGTCGGGTCGGCGGGCGATCGACGGCTAG
- a CDS encoding DUF1214 domain-containing protein: MSRRWGWFAALIGVICVGFVIRLLFFPQPRTVRSDILQGILIGYGLAFVTAQLYARLKATRVNGWITVFGLGEPGTGMLLRAAYAQLFPGPVNTAAEAVYWWTNTDGAGRTLTGRRDYVLHFPAGGLPPNNAFWSLTMGDAKNRFVPNPINRYAVSDRSGLVPNADGSVDVHLQRTAPAGREANWLPAPAGRFILWLRVYEPGPTILDGSYRVPPLLTVGWLDLSEGAQVLQVPDMAGRYYAVQFTDPVTNTNFAYVGKRTTGAEAGDYLLTGPGWTGQVPDGMKQIAAPNRSVLVIGRVLVHDDSDLSTAYRLSTQLWVTPPP; this comes from the coding sequence GTGAGCAGAAGGTGGGGCTGGTTCGCGGCGCTCATCGGCGTGATCTGCGTCGGCTTCGTCATCCGCCTGCTCTTCTTCCCCCAGCCGCGGACGGTGCGCAGCGACATCCTGCAGGGCATCCTCATCGGCTACGGGCTGGCTTTCGTCACCGCCCAGCTCTACGCGAGGCTCAAGGCGACCAGGGTCAACGGCTGGATCACCGTGTTCGGGCTGGGCGAGCCGGGCACCGGCATGCTGCTGCGCGCCGCGTACGCCCAGCTCTTCCCAGGCCCGGTCAACACGGCCGCCGAGGCGGTGTACTGGTGGACGAACACGGACGGCGCGGGCCGTACGCTTACCGGCCGGCGCGACTACGTCCTGCACTTCCCGGCCGGCGGTCTCCCGCCGAACAACGCGTTCTGGTCGCTGACGATGGGCGACGCCAAGAACCGTTTCGTGCCGAACCCGATCAACCGGTACGCCGTGAGCGACCGGTCCGGGCTCGTCCCGAACGCCGACGGCTCGGTCGATGTCCACCTCCAGCGCACTGCACCGGCGGGTCGGGAAGCCAATTGGTTGCCCGCGCCCGCGGGCCGGTTCATCCTCTGGCTGCGGGTGTACGAGCCGGGCCCGACCATTCTGGACGGCAGCTACCGGGTGCCGCCTCTCCTCACCGTGGGCTGGCTCGATCTCTCCGAGGGGGCGCAGGTCCTGCAGGTGCCGGACATGGCCGGCCGTTACTACGCCGTGCAGTTCACCGACCCGGTGACGAACACCAACTTCGCCTATGTCGGCAAGCGCACCACCGGCGCCGAGGCCGGGGACTACCTCCTCACCGGCCCCGGCTGGACGGGGCAGGTGCCGGACGGGATGAAGCAGATCGCCGCACCGAACCGGTCGGTGCTCGTCATCGGCCGGGTGCTCGTCCACGACGACAGCGATCTCAGCACCGCCTATCGCCTCTCGACGCAGCTGTGGGTGACACCGCCGCCGTGA
- a CDS encoding alpha/beta hydrolase: MRTTTEALPGLTLTSLTLDVPLDHADPAAGTIEIFARVVTGEGGEDRPYLVFLQGGPGNEAPRPTLVPAGPSWLPRALEEFRVVLLDQRGTGRSTPVSATVARREGRVEARVAAPLAGLGVADQAAYLTHLRADEIVHDCEAVREALGVPRWTVLGQSFGGFTALHYLSSHPGSLAGALLTGGLSAVGHPIEDIYATTWRTMIRKSEEHYRRFPGDRDRVRRLSALCAQGGISLPNGDPVSADRFRTVGLRLGMQGGSEQLHYLLGLDPGSAAFAHDLAALLPFTGRNPLYAVLHESSYADGVATRWAAERTMPDQVREDVTLLGGEHLHRSLFAEDTELAAFAEVADLVAEHAWNRLYLLEQLARAEVPVAAAVYQHDAYVPLEYSLETAALLPDCRTWVTSEYEHNGLRMDPAVLDHLIGLLRGRRWQ; the protein is encoded by the coding sequence GTGCGTACGACCACCGAAGCCCTGCCCGGCCTGACCCTCACCAGCCTCACCCTCGACGTCCCCCTCGACCATGCGGACCCTGCGGCGGGGACGATCGAGATCTTCGCCCGGGTGGTGACCGGGGAGGGCGGGGAGGACCGGCCGTATCTGGTCTTCCTCCAGGGCGGCCCCGGCAACGAGGCCCCGCGGCCGACGCTCGTGCCGGCCGGGCCGTCCTGGCTGCCGCGGGCCCTGGAGGAGTTCCGGGTGGTGCTGCTCGACCAGCGCGGCACCGGGCGCTCCACCCCGGTCTCCGCCACGGTGGCCCGCCGGGAGGGCCGGGTGGAGGCCCGGGTCGCCGCGCCACTCGCCGGTCTGGGCGTGGCCGACCAAGCGGCCTACCTCACGCATCTGCGCGCCGACGAGATCGTCCACGACTGCGAGGCGGTGCGGGAGGCGCTCGGCGTGCCGCGGTGGACCGTGCTGGGCCAGTCCTTCGGCGGCTTCACCGCCCTGCACTACCTGTCCTCGCATCCCGGATCGCTGGCCGGAGCCCTCCTCACCGGCGGACTCAGCGCCGTCGGCCATCCGATCGAGGACATCTACGCGACCACCTGGCGGACGATGATCCGCAAGTCGGAGGAGCACTACCGCCGCTTCCCGGGCGACCGGGACCGGGTCCGTCGGCTCAGTGCCCTGTGCGCGCAGGGCGGGATCAGTCTGCCCAACGGCGACCCGGTCTCCGCCGATCGTTTCCGGACGGTCGGCCTGCGGCTGGGCATGCAGGGCGGCTCGGAGCAGCTCCACTACCTGTTGGGGCTGGATCCCGGGTCCGCGGCGTTCGCCCACGACCTGGCGGCGTTGCTCCCCTTCACCGGCCGCAATCCGCTCTACGCCGTGCTGCACGAGTCCAGCTACGCCGACGGGGTGGCCACCCGCTGGGCGGCGGAGCGGACGATGCCCGACCAGGTCCGCGAGGACGTCACGCTACTGGGTGGCGAGCACCTGCACCGCTCATTGTTCGCCGAGGACACCGAGCTGGCGGCGTTCGCCGAGGTGGCCGACCTGGTCGCCGAGCACGCGTGGAACCGGCTCTACCTCCTCGAGCAACTCGCCCGGGCCGAGGTCCCGGTCGCTGCGGCCGTCTACCAGCACGACGCGTACGTGCCGCTGGAGTACTCCCTGGAGACCGCCGCGCTGCTGCCGGACTGCCGCACCTGGGTGACCAGCGAGTACGAGCACAACGGTCTGCGGATGGACCCGGCGGTGCTCGACCACCTGATCGGCCTGCTCAGGGGACGCCGCTGGCAGTAG
- a CDS encoding low molecular weight phosphatase family protein, producing MLTAEELEERYAYDTAQLADHYEGVFTPDEVREAVAISRVHLEKQATVTDFLPLLVSRMAKEELLAKAQAEGRVAKALPEILFVSEHNSARSHMAAALTRQMAGGKVNVRCAGLHPRGGLSSDVITVLAERGIALKYPYPMPFTSSLVGAADVVVTLGVPEFYDFAGKVWVNWEVPSLGGEGLEFVREVADDLERRIRVLLAEEVSVAA from the coding sequence ATGTTGACCGCAGAGGAGCTCGAGGAGCGCTACGCGTACGACACGGCGCAGCTCGCCGACCACTACGAGGGTGTCTTCACCCCCGACGAGGTGCGGGAAGCGGTCGCCATCTCCCGGGTGCACCTGGAGAAGCAGGCCACGGTGACCGACTTCCTGCCGCTCCTCGTCTCGCGGATGGCCAAGGAGGAGTTGCTCGCCAAGGCCCAGGCGGAGGGCCGGGTCGCCAAGGCACTGCCGGAGATCCTCTTCGTCTCCGAGCACAACAGCGCCCGGTCCCACATGGCCGCCGCGCTCACCCGGCAGATGGCCGGCGGCAAGGTGAACGTACGGTGCGCCGGCCTCCACCCGCGGGGCGGCCTGTCCAGCGATGTCATCACCGTGCTGGCCGAGCGGGGGATCGCGCTGAAGTACCCGTACCCGATGCCGTTCACCTCCAGCCTGGTGGGGGCCGCCGACGTGGTGGTCACCCTCGGGGTGCCGGAGTTCTACGACTTCGCCGGCAAGGTGTGGGTGAACTGGGAGGTCCCGTCGCTCGGCGGTGAGGGGCTCGAGTTCGTCCGCGAGGTCGCTGACGACCTGGAGCGCCGGATCCGGGTGCTGCTCGCGGAAGAGGTCTCGGTCGCCGCCTGA
- a CDS encoding LysR family transcriptional regulator yields the protein MTSYPSLEVLELLVAIADHGSVGAGARAVGMAGPNASRTVRRFERELRVVLFRRTPRGSEPTEAGQAVVAWARPLLRQAEALTLALRSLESAGLGQLDVAASMTIAEHLFPGWLAELRRRNPDDRIRLRVENSAEVTRLVLEGTVDLGFVEDPSPTPGLTHHPVTRDRLVLVVAPDHAWHGRAGVDPDELAATPLVSREVGSGTRAVLEHALAPRTLAPAAVVLNSNAGVRASIQAGVAAGVLSDLVVADPVRAGELVVVPITGLDLVRPLLAVWRTGQPPRGIAAELVAVAERSAGH from the coding sequence GTGACCAGCTATCCGAGCCTCGAGGTGCTCGAGCTGCTCGTCGCGATCGCCGACCACGGCAGTGTCGGCGCCGGTGCCCGGGCGGTCGGCATGGCCGGCCCCAACGCCAGCCGGACGGTGCGGCGGTTCGAACGTGAGCTGCGGGTGGTGCTGTTCCGGCGTACGCCCCGGGGCAGCGAGCCGACCGAGGCCGGGCAGGCGGTGGTCGCCTGGGCCCGGCCGCTGCTGCGGCAGGCCGAGGCACTGACGCTGGCGCTGCGTTCGCTGGAATCGGCCGGGCTGGGACAGCTCGACGTGGCGGCGTCGATGACCATCGCCGAGCACCTGTTCCCCGGCTGGCTGGCCGAACTGCGGCGCCGGAACCCGGACGACCGGATCCGGCTCCGGGTGGAGAACTCGGCCGAGGTGACCAGGCTCGTACTTGAGGGGACGGTCGATCTGGGGTTCGTCGAGGATCCCAGTCCGACGCCGGGTCTGACCCACCACCCGGTCACCAGGGACCGCCTCGTGCTGGTCGTCGCCCCCGACCATGCCTGGCACGGCCGCGCCGGGGTGGATCCCGACGAGCTGGCCGCCACCCCGTTGGTCAGCCGCGAGGTCGGCTCGGGCACCCGGGCGGTCCTGGAACACGCCCTCGCTCCGCGGACGCTGGCGCCGGCCGCGGTCGTTCTGAACAGCAACGCCGGCGTCCGGGCCAGCATCCAGGCCGGGGTGGCCGCCGGCGTCCTCAGCGATCTCGTCGTCGCCGATCCGGTCCGGGCGGGCGAACTGGTGGTCGTCCCGATCACCGGCCTCGATCTGGTCCGCCCGCTGCTGGCGGTGTGGCGGACCGGACAGCCCCCGCGCGGGATCGCGGCCGAACTCGTGGCTGTCGCCGAGCGGAGCGCCGGCCACTGA
- a CDS encoding TDT family transporter, producing MTTLLAGPAPRTAGSGPRPAAPLPPLGPAWYPAVMGTGILGTLLQTSAGRLPWGHPASVVPLVMCWTILVVLTGGFLGRIIGDRGALTETLRDIDKVPMWGTVSMGVLAVGSCTATVVPAWWPGLTRTAWTVDAVLWAIGTLVGVLAALGFGARLVGRDCGAPTTVWGLAVVGPMVAATTGAGLVPHLAGQGRIWLLLATVGCFFLSLCVGTIVFAVAYHHHWRIAPIALAAAPSAWIPLGMVGQSTAAAQSIAAQARPMLAGQAAAVVHQAANGYGFAMLGIGLPLVGWAIVVTARGFVGRMPFSPGWWALTFPIGTLALGATLLGQGTGRTVLTLAGEVGTLVLCGTVALCTVASLRGIATRGLAA from the coding sequence ATGACGACTCTCCTGGCCGGCCCCGCTCCGCGCACGGCAGGCTCCGGCCCCCGTCCCGCAGCGCCGCTGCCGCCGCTCGGCCCGGCCTGGTATCCGGCGGTGATGGGCACCGGCATCCTCGGCACCCTGCTGCAGACCTCCGCCGGGCGCCTGCCGTGGGGCCACCCGGCGTCCGTGGTGCCGCTGGTGATGTGCTGGACGATCCTGGTCGTGCTCACCGGCGGATTCCTCGGTCGGATCATCGGTGATCGCGGTGCGCTGACCGAGACCCTGCGCGATATCGACAAGGTGCCGATGTGGGGCACCGTGTCGATGGGTGTCCTCGCCGTCGGGTCGTGCACCGCCACCGTGGTGCCGGCGTGGTGGCCCGGCCTCACCCGGACCGCCTGGACGGTCGACGCCGTGCTCTGGGCGATCGGGACGCTGGTCGGCGTGCTGGCCGCGCTCGGGTTCGGGGCTCGGCTGGTGGGTCGTGACTGCGGGGCGCCGACGACCGTCTGGGGGCTCGCCGTGGTGGGGCCGATGGTCGCCGCGACGACCGGCGCCGGGCTGGTGCCGCACCTCGCCGGTCAGGGCCGGATCTGGCTGCTGCTGGCGACGGTCGGCTGCTTCTTCCTGTCGCTGTGTGTCGGCACCATCGTCTTCGCGGTCGCCTACCACCACCACTGGCGGATCGCCCCGATCGCGCTCGCGGCCGCGCCGTCGGCCTGGATCCCGCTGGGGATGGTCGGCCAGTCCACCGCGGCGGCCCAGTCGATCGCCGCTCAGGCCAGGCCGATGCTGGCCGGGCAGGCGGCCGCGGTCGTCCACCAGGCCGCGAACGGCTACGGCTTCGCGATGCTCGGCATCGGCCTGCCGCTGGTCGGGTGGGCGATCGTGGTGACCGCACGGGGCTTCGTCGGCCGGATGCCGTTCAGCCCCGGATGGTGGGCCCTCACCTTCCCGATCGGGACGCTGGCGCTGGGGGCGACCCTGCTGGGGCAGGGGACCGGCCGTACGGTGCTGACCCTCGCCGGCGAAGTGGGCACCCTGGTGCTGTGCGGCACGGTGGCGCTGTGCACCGTCGCCTCCCTCCGCGGCATCGCGACCCGTGGGCTCGCGGCCTGA